One Methylobacterium sp. SyP6R genomic window carries:
- a CDS encoding LysR substrate-binding domain-containing protein, with amino-acid sequence MNIRQLEAFRAMMQAGTTKGAAELIGLSQPAVSRLIEAFEHTVDIPLFARARNRLTPTPEAILLFEAVERTFTSVDRIRELAADIRAADTGKLSLAALPALAFGLMPAVLETYRAQHPRSSITLAVQTSTRVEELAAAQAIDLGFAELPLVRGGVDVETFCRAPLVLAVPSDHRLVGRAQVTPQDLADEPLIVLPQTSLSRQRLDQAFARAGLTCSPVLEVQYAGLVATLIGRGLGIGLLDPFTAAATDGQELVRIPFRPAIPFEVAVLHPTQRPLSRAARSFLAIVRRERNGVLHAQQETEPAEC; translated from the coding sequence ATGAACATCCGCCAGCTGGAAGCCTTCCGGGCCATGATGCAGGCCGGCACGACCAAGGGTGCCGCCGAGCTGATCGGCCTGTCTCAGCCCGCCGTCTCTCGCCTGATCGAGGCCTTCGAGCACACCGTCGACATCCCGCTTTTTGCACGTGCCCGAAACCGTCTCACGCCCACACCCGAGGCCATCCTGCTGTTCGAGGCTGTCGAACGCACCTTCACGTCCGTCGATCGGATCCGCGAACTCGCGGCCGACATCCGCGCAGCCGACACCGGCAAGCTCTCCCTCGCCGCCCTGCCGGCCCTCGCCTTCGGCCTCATGCCGGCCGTGCTTGAGACCTACCGCGCCCAGCATCCCCGCTCGAGCATCACCCTCGCCGTCCAGACCTCCACCCGCGTCGAGGAACTTGCTGCCGCACAGGCGATCGATCTCGGCTTCGCCGAACTGCCGCTGGTGCGCGGGGGGGTCGATGTCGAGACCTTCTGCCGGGCACCGCTCGTGCTCGCCGTGCCGAGCGATCATCGGCTGGTGGGCCGCGCTCAGGTCACGCCGCAGGACCTCGCCGACGAACCGCTCATCGTGCTGCCTCAGACGAGCCTGTCCCGTCAGCGCCTCGACCAAGCCTTCGCGCGTGCCGGTCTGACCTGCAGCCCGGTACTGGAAGTGCAATACGCAGGTTTGGTCGCGACCCTCATTGGCCGTGGCCTCGGCATCGGCCTTCTTGATCCGTTCACGGCCGCGGCAACTGACGGGCAAGAACTGGTGCGGATCCCGTTCCGGCCAGCAATCCCGTTCGAAGTCGCGGTTCTGCACCCGACGCAGCGTCCCCTGTCACGGGCGGCTCGGTCGTTTCTGGCGATCGTACGTCGCGAGCGCAACGGCGTCCTCCATGCGCAGCAGGAGACGGAACCGGCTGAGTGTTGA